The following coding sequences are from one Halobaculum sp. XH14 window:
- a CDS encoding ABC transporter ATP-binding protein: MTLELSRLSKTYGGFSFGPVDLTVETEVLAVLGPSGSGKTTLLSAVAGIADPDSGSIRLDGRELVGRSPEDRRVGMVFQEGALFPHMTARENVEYAAVSADRVDELAAVLELDGVLDRPPATLSGGERQRVALARTLAADPDALLLDEPLSSLDAPIRKRLRDELHGLFESLDVPILYVTHDQRTATALGDRIAIVRDGSIEQIGSPSRVLDRPASRFVARFTGTENVLEGRVTERTGDGASVRVGDVPFRTGASDSSIAPDAPVTVCIHPARVELRAPDGAGEAEAASAVAGTVDRWVNEGNEYRVDVDAGSFTITASVRPPTFERLGIDAGAELRVLIPRESIHLIPEQGSPR; encoded by the coding sequence ATGACGCTCGAACTGTCCCGACTGTCGAAGACGTACGGCGGGTTCTCGTTCGGCCCCGTCGACCTGACCGTCGAGACCGAGGTTCTGGCGGTGCTGGGGCCCTCGGGCAGCGGCAAGACGACGCTCCTCTCGGCGGTCGCGGGGATCGCCGATCCCGATTCGGGGTCGATCCGGCTCGACGGGCGGGAGCTGGTCGGCCGGTCGCCCGAGGACCGACGCGTCGGGATGGTGTTCCAGGAGGGGGCGCTGTTCCCGCACATGACCGCCCGGGAGAACGTCGAGTACGCGGCCGTCTCCGCCGACCGCGTCGACGAACTCGCGGCGGTGCTCGAACTGGACGGGGTCCTCGACCGGCCGCCCGCGACGCTCTCTGGCGGCGAGCGCCAGCGGGTCGCGCTCGCACGAACGCTGGCCGCGGACCCGGACGCGCTGCTGCTCGACGAACCGCTGTCGAGCCTCGACGCCCCGATCCGGAAGCGCCTCCGCGACGAACTCCACGGCCTGTTCGAGTCGCTCGACGTCCCGATCCTCTACGTCACGCACGACCAGCGGACCGCGACGGCGCTGGGCGACCGGATCGCCATCGTTCGGGACGGCAGCATCGAACAGATCGGGTCGCCCTCGCGGGTGCTCGACCGGCCCGCCAGCCGGTTCGTCGCGCGCTTTACCGGCACCGAGAACGTCCTCGAGGGCAGGGTGACCGAGCGGACCGGGGACGGCGCGTCGGTCCGGGTCGGCGACGTTCCGTTCCGGACCGGCGCGTCGGACTCCAGTATCGCTCCCGACGCGCCAGTCACGGTCTGTATCCACCCGGCGCGGGTCGAGCTCCGGGCCCCCGACGGAGCCGGCGAAGCCGAGGCGGCGAGCGCCGTCGCCGGGACCGTCGACCGCTGGGTGAACGAGGGGAACGAGTACCGGGTCGACGTCGACGCGGGGTCGTTTACGATCACCGCGAGCGTTCGCCCGCCGACGTTCGAGCGACTGGGGATCGACGCCGGCGCCGAACTCCGGGTGCTGATTCCCCGGGAGTCGAT